One stretch of Chlamydia abortus DNA includes these proteins:
- a CDS encoding glycine--tRNA ligase, with the protein MSPPLTLQAMIAKILQFWSEQGCVIHQGYDLEVGAGTFNPATFLRAVGPEPYQTAYVEPSRRPQDGRYGTHPNRLQNYHQLQVLLKPVPTNFLSLYKDSLQMIGLDLREHDVRFVHDDWENPTIGAWGLGWEVWLNGMEITQLTYFQAIGSKPLDTISGEITYGIERIAMYLQKKNSIFDVLWSDELTYGDVTRASEKAWSEYNFDAANTQMWLKHFEDFAQEALAVLDKGLPVPAYDFVIKASHAFNILDARGVISVTERTRYITRIRQLARAVADGYVDWRASLNYPLLRNRKADENVDTQILPCPKIETAKNFLLEIGSEELPATFVPMGIQQLESLAKKLLSDYNIGYDSLEVLGSPRRLALLIYNLEPTAIQKASEKKGPVLSSLFSHSGDVTTQGEQFFATHHAHIRHYSELAQYSLFDIREVQGVRYLFLLYPEVRKDTAAILSNELPKLIQSMKFPKKMTYDDSGVEYARPIRWLVSLYGTSVVPFSFGKVSASNISWGHRQLDPREVQIPSCERYVDTLRDACVIVSHKERREIIEQGLKSHSSDNVSPITNPRLLEETVFLTEHPFVTCGQFDPEFCSLPKELLIAEMVNHQKYFPTQNRAQQITNQFILVCDNCPNDIIIQGNEKALTPRLTDGAFLFAQDLKTPLTTFVDKLKSVTYFEALGSLYDKVQRLKAHKKIVYPLLPLSSEEDINTAIEFCKADLVSAVVNEFAELQGIMGEYYLKHAGLSHASAVAIGEHLRHITYGQTVSTTGTLLSLLDRFDNLLSCFILNLRPTSSHDPYALRRQSLEILTLLHASEISLDLESLLYHLADNFPSTVEGTSWDKPAVIKDLLAFIWGRLKTFLASLGFSKDEIATVLSDTSEKNPVEIIKSATAIQDMKAHQGAALEKITTTHNRLKKILASLKLSTHKHTPMELDLQEARLQAALDRFDASANIKNKKDYFLCLGELTDDINTFLNEVHVTSGSEELKNLRIHLLVMAMEKFSSYHWESLKN; encoded by the coding sequence ATGTCACCACCTCTTACTTTACAAGCAATGATTGCTAAAATTTTACAATTCTGGAGTGAACAGGGGTGTGTGATTCATCAAGGGTATGATTTAGAGGTAGGCGCAGGAACATTTAACCCAGCAACATTTTTGCGTGCTGTAGGCCCAGAGCCTTATCAAACTGCTTATGTAGAGCCTTCTAGACGTCCTCAAGACGGTCGCTACGGCACGCATCCCAACCGCCTGCAAAACTACCACCAACTTCAGGTACTGCTTAAACCCGTCCCCACAAATTTTCTCTCTTTATATAAAGATTCACTGCAAATGATTGGTCTGGATCTTCGTGAGCATGATGTTCGTTTTGTCCATGATGATTGGGAAAATCCTACGATCGGCGCTTGGGGTTTGGGTTGGGAAGTATGGCTAAATGGTATGGAAATTACCCAGTTGACCTATTTCCAAGCTATAGGAAGCAAGCCTCTCGATACCATTAGCGGAGAGATTACTTATGGCATTGAACGCATTGCTATGTACCTACAAAAGAAAAACTCCATTTTCGATGTTCTCTGGAGTGATGAACTCACCTATGGAGACGTTACTCGGGCGTCTGAGAAAGCTTGGAGTGAATATAATTTCGATGCTGCCAATACCCAGATGTGGTTAAAACACTTTGAAGACTTTGCTCAAGAGGCTTTAGCTGTCCTAGATAAAGGGTTACCCGTTCCTGCTTACGATTTTGTTATTAAGGCATCTCATGCCTTTAATATTCTTGATGCTCGAGGGGTGATTTCTGTTACAGAGCGTACCCGCTACATCACTAGAATTCGCCAATTAGCCCGTGCTGTGGCAGATGGCTATGTAGATTGGCGTGCCTCTTTAAATTACCCATTACTTCGCAACAGAAAAGCTGATGAGAATGTAGACACACAAATTCTTCCATGTCCTAAAATTGAAACTGCTAAAAATTTCCTATTAGAGATTGGTTCTGAGGAACTGCCAGCAACTTTTGTTCCCATGGGGATTCAGCAGTTAGAATCTTTAGCGAAGAAGCTTTTATCTGATTACAATATTGGCTATGACAGTTTAGAAGTCTTAGGATCTCCAAGGAGACTTGCGTTATTAATTTACAACTTAGAGCCGACAGCCATACAAAAAGCGAGTGAGAAGAAAGGCCCCGTCCTTTCCTCGTTATTTAGTCATTCCGGAGATGTGACTACGCAGGGTGAGCAGTTCTTTGCTACTCATCATGCGCATATCCGTCATTATAGCGAGCTTGCACAATACTCTTTGTTCGATATTCGTGAAGTCCAAGGTGTACGCTATCTTTTCCTTCTCTATCCCGAAGTACGTAAAGACACCGCTGCAATTCTATCCAATGAATTACCTAAATTAATTCAGTCTATGAAATTCCCTAAGAAAATGACCTATGACGATAGTGGTGTAGAATACGCTCGCCCTATTCGCTGGTTAGTTTCTCTATATGGGACCTCTGTGGTTCCTTTTTCCTTTGGAAAAGTTTCTGCTTCGAATATTTCTTGGGGGCATCGCCAGTTAGATCCTCGAGAAGTACAGATTCCTTCTTGTGAACGTTATGTAGATACACTACGTGATGCCTGTGTGATTGTGTCTCATAAAGAACGAAGAGAAATTATTGAACAAGGGTTAAAATCACATAGCTCGGATAATGTTTCGCCGATCACCAATCCTCGTCTACTTGAGGAAACCGTTTTCCTTACAGAGCATCCTTTTGTGACTTGTGGACAATTTGACCCTGAGTTTTGTTCGTTACCTAAAGAGCTTCTCATTGCTGAAATGGTAAATCATCAAAAATACTTCCCCACACAAAATAGAGCTCAACAAATTACCAATCAGTTTATTTTAGTTTGTGACAACTGTCCCAACGACATTATTATTCAAGGGAATGAAAAAGCCTTAACTCCCCGTCTCACCGATGGAGCTTTCCTCTTTGCCCAAGATCTAAAAACTCCATTAACAACTTTTGTGGATAAACTCAAATCCGTCACCTACTTTGAAGCTCTTGGCTCACTTTATGACAAAGTACAAAGGTTAAAAGCTCATAAGAAAATAGTTTACCCACTCCTACCTTTATCCTCTGAAGAAGACATAAACACAGCCATAGAGTTTTGTAAAGCCGACTTAGTTTCTGCTGTGGTTAATGAATTTGCAGAACTTCAAGGTATCATGGGGGAATATTACCTGAAACATGCGGGATTATCTCATGCATCTGCGGTAGCCATAGGAGAACATTTACGTCATATTACTTATGGTCAAACGGTCTCCACAACGGGAACTCTATTAAGTCTGCTAGATCGTTTCGATAATTTACTTTCTTGTTTTATATTAAATCTTCGGCCGACTTCGTCTCATGATCCTTATGCCCTACGCCGTCAGTCTTTAGAGATTCTTACACTGTTGCATGCTTCCGAAATTTCCCTGGATCTTGAAAGTCTACTTTATCATTTAGCGGATAACTTTCCTTCTACTGTTGAAGGGACTTCCTGGGATAAACCTGCGGTGATCAAAGATCTCCTAGCATTTATATGGGGAAGACTAAAAACCTTCTTAGCCTCGCTAGGATTCAGCAAAGATGAAATTGCTACTGTACTTTCTGACACCTCCGAGAAAAACCCTGTGGAAATTATAAAGTCTGCGACAGCCATTCAAGACATGAAAGCGCATCAAGGAGCTGCTTTAGAAAAAATTACAACGACGCATAATCGCTTAAAAAAGATTTTAGCTTCTTTGAAACTCTCTACTCATAAACACACACCCATGGAGCTGGATCTGCAAGAAGCCCGGCTACAAGCCGCTCTTGATCGATTTGATGCATCGGCAAATATTAAGAATAAAAAAGATTATTTCCTCTGTCTTGGAGAACTGACAGACGACATTAATACGTTCTTAAATGAAGTTCATGTGACTAGTGGCAGCGAAGAATTGAAAAACTTACGCATTCATCTGTTAGTAATGGCTATGGAGAAATTCTCTTCGTATCATTGGGAGTCTCTAAAAAATTAA